The DNA sequence GGTTGGGGAAGCTGTAATCCTTATTACACTCCAACTCAGTCATTTAAAGTTGCTCAAGGGGCCATGGTCCCTGTTTTGACTGCCTATGCTGGTCCTCTGCGTTGTGTTGTTGGTAAACCATgctaatattttaatttcaatatatatatacacacaagttggctatatatatatgtcaattTACTATATAGTCAGTAATTAATGGAtatatagtaaatatatatgccacaatatatgtatttataattttgaagcatatttatatatatatatgtaatgtatTTAGCTGTAACTATAAACCATGCATGAATTGGTAAGTGGAGAGGATTTTGTAGTTCATGTATAAATCATGGAAAACATGAGTTTGGAATGAACTTTTTCCCTACTAATTATCGAAACCCTGAAAAAATGTGTATATAGTCTTAACAAAATTAAGACTGCAATACTGGAatataacttttgattttctattaatagtgattctctttttctcttttcttgtcGGATAATTTGGTTGTCTTAATGATgttattagtatttttattattattattttattttggaatTTAATAAAAAGTAGCCGACCAAATAAAAGTAAGAACATCGTTAAACGAAGGCAAAATCAAATCCATCAAGATTTGGAGTACTATTACAGGTTGatgaattaaaaaaacaaaaattaattaattaataaaaaaatattaattaatcaaacCGTGTAAGAACAAGTGTATTAATTGTTGAGTACTGATGATGTTTACTCTTTAGAAAAGCCTGTTGTCATTGGATTGTACCCCACATGTGACTGGCGCTTTTGCTCTCACTTTCTTCAAATACCAAACACCAGCTCCAATTCCTAACACTCCAGCCACTGATGCTGCACTTGCTGTCCCTGCCCatccaataattataatatcttaaataattacactATTACTAAACTTAATCCAAActtcatatataattaattaacttatACCTGCAATGACTCCTACTTTTCTATGCTGCGTAAGGCTGTGATCTGCAACAATATCAATGGTACCaaaatcattattattatcaaatgGGTAAATACCCTTTTGGAccttctgttttacaaaagttaccaattggaccctgtgttttgttaaatgacaaaatagaccctgtattttctaaaatagtacaaataggaccctaaattaattttttgtcaaaataaagtttaattataatctgatctaaaagtgctatgacaaaactgtttacatttttgtatctgttcgtattaagcattgtcttcaacttggttgtattaaaaaaaaaaattgtcaaaaattaagctcagggtcctatttttactattttagaaaatacagggtccattttgtcatttaacaaaacagaggatccaagctgtaacttttgcaaaacacatggtccaaaatggtatttacccttatcAAATTTAGAgtgaaatataaaaattaattaataattattacttaCCGTTGCAATAAGTGGTAACATTTGCTTTTTCACAAAGGCACAAGAAATCCTGTGAATGAATATCAAATCCACAAGTTCCACCTCCTTTATTCATATCTTGGCAACGAAGACAATTAGTAGTGACTGGAGTTTCAAAATCAACCCTAACCCCATATTCAGGGACCTGATCATAAGGCTGAGTTTCACCAGTGTTCCTCCAATACACGCTCGTATAACTCGTACAATACCTCAACATCAACCTCAACGATTCCGTCGCTTTAGGATAGTAAGAACAACAAGAAGCAAAATCGTCATCACTGCTACCACCTCTGAACAGCACCGTCGATCCACAATCCGGCATGTGACGGCAGAGGTAGGCTGAGCTGTCGCACGAGGAGTCGCACCGTTCCGGATTGCGCTCGCAGAAAACGGGCTTGGGTTCGATGATGACGTGGCTTTCGCTACAGTTAAAGAAGAGGTACTCGTTTAGAGAGGAGAGTGATAAGTGGGTACTCGTGTCGAGGCTAAAGGGTCTTGTTGGACGGAATTTGTTACCGTCTTGGCAGTTCCACATGAATGGGTCGGTGAGTAGAATGTGGGGATCGGACCCGTAGCTTATGGTTCGAACCGGGTACCGACCCGATGGAGTTCGGAGCTCCAGATTTCCTGATTGGGAACAGACCAAGAGGTGTCGGTAGTAAGGGCTGCCGCAACCGTCGTCTATTCCGAATGGGTAGCTTATTGGGACTTTGCCGCATGAGGTTCTGCATACGCTTGCTTCAGCTGGTCTGATGCTATAAACAATGATTGTTATTAAGAGGAGACTAATCATAGAACGTGGTGAGGATGATATTCCGATTTGGGAGAGAGAGATtgatgttgatgacattttcaGATGGTGCTATTTTGattattgaaagaaaatattaagAGATATGGGAATGGAAGTGGTTTGATGAGTAAAGTAGAGGAGAGAGAATCTCTTGGGCTTCACTTTAATAATCTTTGACGAGGCGCCTTTATCTTTTGTTTTTCCCTTTATGTTTGTTGGTGCTTATAGAAGAAGGTCTACTACAAGTAAAAGCTTTCTCAAAGAGGTGATGATTATAAATGATTATAACGTTATAACATGTAAACATCTCCACCCATATGATAGTTGCacgttaatttattaattttgttggtCGTAGCTACAAAAAGAAATAGAAaccaacaatttatttttttaataataatttgcaATCTAATCTAGAATTAGAATTAGAATTACGAACTAAATAATCAGCGGTTTAATTCTCAGAttgtttgacaaaaaaaattaaaataaaatcagatgaaaaaaaattacaacatcACAATTAATCTTAAgaacaattatattttatttcatcCACTGCTCAGAAAATGCAATAGTAGAAACTGTTGCAACAAGTTTTGTGTAAGATGCGCAACTGTACTACTAGCAACCACTTCAGTcgcaaaaatttgttatttctaaCTACTAACATTGATTTAATGGAGAGTCATTGAAGAACAAAGAAAAACCAACAACGAAATAAAACCATGTCACATAGACAAGACTAAAACACTCAAAATCATGTCACACAGATAAGACTAAAATACTCAAAATCACGTCATAGAGACAAGGCTAAAATACTCAAAAGCATATCACAGAGACAAAACTAATTGTAGTAGCAAAAACACATCACTGATCAAGCCGCACTTAAGCCTAGGGAAGACCAGCGGGCCTAGCCGGAGAATAAAGGCAACATTCGATAGCTATAGATTTAGGAACGagaaactttaatttttttttcttttagctAGAATAGATACCAACAAGTTTATTTTCGTTGCTAACTGttttttttaggaaaacttacaaaaatactgtaaaATGGgagaatttacaaaaatactatgatacaagtttttacatttttactgtaccgactttacaaaaatactgtgttttagtaaaataaaaaaaataactaataaacAATCCTAGATCACTtaacaaacaacaaaaatataactacAAATCAacggaaaaataataaaatattgaccTAATTGCAATAAGCAGAATAATATCAACTCCTcagtatatttttgtaataagatttttttttatttagttttgacGACATGATTTATCTTTTTGtactattatattatttttttcatgaaaTTTGTTGTTACTATTTTATTCTTTCAACTTTTtttattctcttttcttttttgagttagtgatagttaaaaaataattataaacgaaaaataacatgaaaataataaaataaatgtacacatatataataaaaatattatttagaaTAAAGTAAAGATATACAcgataaaaaatacacataaactAAACAACAACTGTATAAAAAATACagaaaaaataactatataaaaatatacccttattatatatatatatctattctatataaagtgtgcctatataacataatttttggtttatgagaaattcatgggtcactttttatttatattaaaaataaaatagcttattattaaaaataaatggtttatgagaaattcatgggtcactttttatttatatacaataaaataaaaataaaataaatctcattaaatccaaaaaaaaaaaataaggttctagattttctttaattaccgtatttctaaccctatttgattatttatgcctctattttattaaagttaagattataagattaattcaaatagggttcatatattgaattatttttaattaatgggattaatcaatatatgaacaataatttgaattaatcttataatcttaacattttaattcaattaataattatttgtcacgtaattattaagtcttttccttttgttgatgatgctaatttattcatattttgatttctacaatttttgtgttcagactattaaggtagtgttctactaggggatctaacgagtttcgcccctttgctaatggcctctaagagttcaaattccagtattgtataaatcttcaatttgttctatttcttatattaactaaaattttgctacttttttttttttaatttacaactttattgtttatatcttattagggacattcatggaaatttgggtttctttaaaatatacaattaatgagcattactttttgatcataaTGTGTTTTTTatggctgaaaacctcaataatctctatcatttgatatcaaataaaataaaattatcatgatgtatacattatggttatttaatgagtaattagtgtgttgaaattgtcaagctgatatttagaactgtttataattaaattgtttctttgtcattatttatatgtttataggtttatctattttctcttagatcaatcatgctcatatagcaaaaaaatcatactcatatatagacatgttattttcattttgtaatttagatcttcttagtcattatttagttcacttaaaccttttccgattatggtaactgaagttttgtttcttttaggtactctattacaaagatctgtattacatgtattatttatttttgactatgaggaggtggatttctttattgaGAAACATATAGCGTGAAAAATTATTGttcaaatattaaataattattttttattaatgggattcatatatataactgtgtatattgaattctttattcaaataattatttttaatttttacgtgattatttattgttcatatatctagaaccctatttgattaaagttaagattataagattaattaatttgtgatttcttcctatacacataataataatctcacctaaaactaataatattttttctttaatttttaattgtatcactttcaaataacatagaaaaaaactagcataaaatttagtatatgtgcctctcgcacgtagttttttgctagtTTATACAGAtacaaagataaaaaattagtttGAGAAAAcaaataagagagagagagagagagagagagagagagagagagagagagagagagagagagagagagagagagagagagaggagagaaataaaaaaaatgagcaactaacttaaaaaataaaaaataaaacaatactaaaGGTGACTAAAAAAGtataaagaagagaaaaataaagtttttttgaaactttaataaataaaaaacagcaaaaaaattattaggtaGGCAATTTAAGTTAGTAtttggtataattttttttattaattttatttggggtaagttgaaaaataccacttttattaatcaattaatcaaatttaccactaattttatatttaattgaaacatacatctttttatatgtattgtacccaaaataccttgACATAAAAGAGTCACAttgagagtatcttgaagtgacaggggtaaaattggtacaatgtttaaaaaagtaTAAAGTGTAATTTCCCTATTCATTCTATTTTAGTGTTGTGCGCAAGCCCATGGTGCAGTTCGGCCCATATTCAATAAGAATGTAGCTAACCCTATTTGTGGGTCGGGCCAATGGGCCTTTGGCGTCTGACAAATGGGCTTTTAGGGCCTTTTCCATCCATTCTCAACGTAACTAAATGAATGGACGTGAAGAAGCAGTAAGCCTGCCCGAGAAAACAAAATAGAAATtgagaaaaagataaaagaatattattctaaataattttaaagaagTAAAcaggaaataaaattaaaataatgggtaaataatattttgaatcatgtgttggtaaaagttattaatccgaaatttagattttttattttgttaattaacaaattagatttggtatttttaaaaatagtacaaaataaTACTATAAGCTCAATTTTTCGTCAATTATATCTTTAACCTAACAAACCTGAAGTAAGTTTCTAGCACGAACATGTGCAAAGGtattatttttaccatttaaaaaaaatataaaatttaaattattatttaaaaatataaaaaaaattaaaccaataaattttaagtctAAATAATATTGGGTGATTCTATAATGCACCCCTTAAAAGAGATGTATTGATGCACTCTTAACTTGTTTCGGTatttagaagaattttttaatctaatattttttttcatattcatgtacgttatagctatttaaaatatcttacaaaatttaaaaaaattcggaataatttacaatatagaaaacaatgttcaaacagtctattttacacgcgtataaaataaaatagtcacgcgtgcaacacactgtttgaacatagttttcggcgtgttaaatttttccaaatttcttaaaattttgtaggatgtcttaaataactataacgtatatgaccatgagaaaaaatttgattaaaaaattatttcggatgctaaaacagataggggtgcatcaatatatctattttaagggggtgcattgtagaattttccaataatatttactcttaaaataatattaaatttaaccttttaaaaataataattaccccTACCTCTCTTGTTGCCACCTTTAATTTGACATTGGTATCCACGAGAAGTTATATTAATGTGGAAAGTTTATCATTGAAGAATCAAATTTGTTTCAACAAAAACTTGAACAtctctaaaaataaataaaaatctcaTTCTACACTACAGCCACGAGAGTGGGAATTCTCTTATTTTCACGAGGAGATAAATGGTGTTGTTCAATAgttaattaaattgataatttaCACAAGTACTTGTGCCACTGCCACTGCCCATTGGTTTCTCCAACACAAGGGATGACCCTCTTATGTgatttctatttttaattttagcataatttataattatatattttctttggatcaaaatagaaataaattaagttccaTGTAAAGGAGAacaaaaatgataatttaagtTTGAATTCCCATTCtgaatattagaaaaaaaaaaaaaaaagttgtaggACTGAATATTGGCACTTCCTAAAACACTTTCTACCGAAAATATGTCCTAAAATAATATTGCGTGAGATATTTTTGTTAGAATGTGAGAATAAAATGAATGATGAGAGAAGTAGTTCATTCAttttatatatcacaatttatttctaTATATTAGCAATGAGATTAACttttaataatttcaaataaaatatatttatttaatataatatttagtataaattattaGAATTGTTACACAATATATTTTGCACCTAATTAATTGATGAAAAAAATCCAGTAAAATGGTACAAGTTGGAGATGTGATCTAAAGGAGACTAATAGTAGTGGGGACAATTTGGAAAATAGTGAACATTAAGTGGACGATATGTGCAAAGGAGGTAGCTGCCTTAAAGTTACCTTTGAATTACTTAAGTCTACAATGATGCTCTTACTCCCTACTTTGAAAACTATTCTGACCTATTATATATCTAATTATTCTCTTCATCAACGTCAATAATGAAAGAAACCAAAAACTTTTATTATTCATGCAAATTGCAAACTTATATATTAAGATCAGCTCAACTCAAGTAGGAGTGCATATGGACGCAAACTCATCATAATTAAAAAGCTTTGAAAAATATTGGAAAATGCTTTTCTTTCTTCTAGAGAGATTTTGATTATTCAAGTCTGATTTTGATCATTTGCATAAAcaagtaaattaattaaattaagtctTGGTCTCTTCCTACGTCTTGGTCGATGGTCCAACACATTTCGCATAGCTTATTATTTGATGATTcacatattattaatttcaacctTATCCCTATACGTTTGATTAATTAGTAGATTAGAAAGTTAAACAAAGCGATGTCGAAATAAACATAGACAAAAAATAATTGAGACCATATATATAATAGGAGTATATACTATTCATAATTGGCTGGAATTGGGATTTTTGAGGggagagatatatatatatatatatatactaggtgattgttacgtgccaatcCACGTAGtagtattagttttatttaatattttagttttttattttaattaataattaaaatagtataattatttgaacgatttgttttataaaaataaaatatgtgtcagtatatttagtaagtaaaacatagttgtgttataataatgtatgttattaatagtaaaatgtacattaatcttctaattgaaaaaagttctattatctcatttcatatttaataatagctacacaactatatatttatatactttcacattctttgcaaattactaatatttttatattctaatatttttcaaccttctcctcttggtggtaaaattaaaaataaaactaaaaataagcacaatcatataaggtaaatactaattacaacccatttcatctttttttattattatttttttaagcccaaaaatctctaagccaacacaatcaatcttattttatattatcttttctagatattttatctatatttttctttatcgttaaatttaacagaatattcttttatttttaagtatattctgttaaaccaagaatgttaaaccaagaaatgccgttagataggcacttttaatatataaagatatatatatttaattattatctatattaattaattaattaattattacttcTAAACAATCGGTATATTGTTTTCCTCGAAGCTTGGTCTATTTAATTCAACAGAAAACTAATTcagttgcaaaaaaaaaaatatacgaaATTTATATGGAACCAATAAAACTcttatatttttgttaaaatttagtaAGGTGAGTGAAAGGAGTAGCTCATTCAAAATTTTCACacattaacaataataatttttacgTAAGGTAAACCATGTGTATATAACAGCCTTAATTAGTTTTAACGAGAACTCGAAAATTTCAAGATTTTCCACTAACGTGTGCAAgcatatatattgtaaatatactatgtgtaaagaaaaaaaatattaaatatatatatatacttcatATATTACactcaaataatattttttttcgtcaaatatatataatttctaaTAGTGAAATTTGAATTAATATTCATTCATTTGgttaaaattaatatactaaacctaaatatattaaaattagttaaatatgtcacttttttattaaatccaaaaatattCCTTTCACAACTCATCCctcctttctctctttctttattCTCTTTGTCTCTAGCTCTCTTCTTCTCATCACTCACACAAAAACCCTAGCAACCCATAGCTGCCAACCACCACGCTTCCAATCAAAGACCACCAACCTATCGACGAATACCAACTCAAGATTTAGGATCTTCGAAAGCATGACCACCGGTCCATGAATGTTAGTtttccatttttattttattgtatattcTGTGTGATTTAGGGTTGAAATgcatgattttatttataggtTTATTGATTTAGGAATAAATTGTATGAttaatgtatgttacatgtgGCTTGATGTTAGATTTAGGGTCGAACACGGTCGGATCTGAGTTTTGGGTACTGGgtagaaaactaattttttttgccaGGCCCGATAGTAGTCTGATGCCTTGTTGTTAAAATGAGTAAAAGTTGAAGATGAAGGTCTAATGATGGTCAGATGGTGGTCTGATAGTGGCTCGATACCACCTATAAATGTAGGATATATATATGGTCTGATAGTAATGGTGGTGGCCCGATGTCTTCATGACGAgcttaattaataaaacttaacatttataaatataaactgATGCTAATCCGATGGTAGCTGATGCTACCATTTTTTATGTacaaaagtataaaaaaataattgttagagattttataacaatggaagaaaatcaagatattacaactgtattgtaatacaatacaaggaccaacaaagagattaaataaatgttacaacaatataatatacaatatatatacactatatatgttatatataataaatgtggaagaagataagaacacatgtaatataatatatgtatatatataacaagagaataatatatatgtatatatatataaacactcactcacaaccttgagtgtagattagtagggatcaccatgacttgaacaaggtattacacctttgtccaaaagcttatttccccctatctctaagcactaagggaactctcatggaaatagctttgggaattatcaagccttagggttttctagcaaagtgctttcttgatagaaaacttcctctcttacaaatgagcacattagactcctttatatagtgtttaggtgatcacacttagaattcaaactcaccatctcatttctctcatataatgagtattaatatagtttgtaacaactatatttcaaaccatttgaatcctatcatcaaattgtgtaacatctcttttattacacaatattatgatcaaccaaaagaagttacaaaagcaattaactttgtaactcttctccatgttataaagtgtaggttacaattttaggttaaataaattatatgttacacaatttatttaccaaatacctaatacatattattcacataataatatatattactacattttaatctacacttattatattataaaataatataacaataataataattaatggatAGCATCGGACTACCATCAAATTACCATAAGATCAATATGGATGTGGGTATAGTAAGTATGAGTGGTGAAGTTAgaatagaaaagaaagaaaaaggatATTATGGGTATTAATATAAAGTGTATGCTCATTTTTTTAACTTTGGTAAATTTATGCTCAAAAAATTTAATGTATACCaaatgtatgcatataaaaattcaaatttcccaactaataataaattataataatttaagatataaaataaattaaataatatcatAGTGCAAAGTAAATTgtaataatgataattatgcacatgaaattaatttagggataattaactattttttataaaaaaaatttatatttttatgtttaatgaatttttttatatttttaataacacgaaataacaaaaaaaaatacataaaaataatatcaaataacaacaaaaaataacacactgataataaaaaatcaacaacaaactaACATGAATAaacgtattttctgtaaataaaattaaaaaaattgtaaaaaatgtTCAAAATTCCATGaaactatatttttgtaatttttttttattatttttgtgtatttgtgaaattattCCGTTAATTTAGTGAGGGTACTTGCGTCTCAACACTTTATGTTAACTACGGGTAAAAATTGGTCGGTTATGGTCGgcttttacaattttataaccgaccggtcggttatggtttttattttacgaaaatCGTAACCGActgtttagaaattataactgTATAAAATCAACCGTACGGTTTTTGGTGGTTTTCGGTTTGGCAGTTTTATGCGGTTTTTGGCAGTTTTTGGCAGTTTTTTGgtttaactaatttttttatttcaaaaaccgAAATCGACCACCATGTCAAAAAAATCGAAACTGAAATCAACCACCAAATTCGGTGATGGCGTGTAACTGAAAATTCGGTTACGGTCTGGTCAGTTTGATGGTCGCTTTTGGTTTATCGGTTTTTATGAACACTCAATTGTTAACACAATTCAATATtacacattttaatttaataagtaaTGCTAAAACTTGCTTTAATCAGCTCTTTAGCaagctaattatttaaaattattagtgAACTACTGTGATACTCTACTTATTATATATCGAACATTCaatattttatgatatttttgactCGATCGATTTATGTGATATATTGACTTTTGAGCCAAAATCATTATTGTCAAGTTTAAATTAGCCATACATGATAAattcatatttattattaatactatGATATGATATTGGTAAGTATATTGGTTTCAATACAGATCGGTCAGGCACATCTAGAACTTTGTAtggcatatataatatatatatatatattttgtctaCCACTAAGCTGGTTTAACTAATTAGttacttattaattatttcatacTCAATACTCCAATATATTACACAATCCTTTCATTTCATATAATAAGACCgattcaaaattttctcaaaaagaagaaaaaaaaaatcgatatATCGATCTCACTTGACtctttgtttttacttttattttttgctaAAAAATCACAACCCAATTAGGCgataacaaaaacaacaaatcAAGACTTGGTTGTTAGTTAAACAATTTATTTgataagatttaattttaaaatgtagGTGACATATCGCTCTTTCTATAGAAAAATAAGCacgatttaattaataaatataaagtcCAAATTAAAATCTAGTTTTCTCTTCAACTGGGTCTACTCCAAGTTCCAATATGTCACTTGCATCATTAAAATGGGCATTGACACCTCCAAATCTGCAATGaaaaatgctttttttttttttataatttcaaaataaatatatttcccATACAGTattatttcttatatatatatatttatcatgtGACAGCTACGAGTCATTGAATAACCAAAAAATAAGATCGAAATCAAGTTTGCTCTTCAGTTGACATTATAGTGATGGTATTGGGCACTCTAAAGTTTTTatctattaatttttcttatataataaaagaaaataggaCTCAGAAAAATTGGTGGTGTTCAACATTTTTaagcatatatattttatatctatATACATAGCTGTGACTGTCATTGATTTGTCGGCATTAAATGAGGTTTGAAATTTAAGAGAAATGAGTTTGAACCGCTTAATTAA is a window from the Cannabis sativa cultivar Pink pepper isolate KNU-18-1 chromosome 1, ASM2916894v1, whole genome shotgun sequence genome containing:
- the LOC115708178 gene encoding uncharacterized protein LOC115708178, which codes for MSSTSISLSQIGISSSPRSMISLLLITIIVYSIRPAEASVCRTSCGKVPISYPFGIDDGCGSPYYRHLLVCSQSGNLELRTPSGRYPVRTISYGSDPHILLTDPFMWNCQDGNKFRPTRPFSLDTSTHLSLSSLNEYLFFNCSESHVIIEPKPVFCERNPERCDSSCDSSAYLCRHMPDCGSTVLFRGGSSDDDFASCCSYYPKATESLRLMLRYCTSYTSVYWRNTGETQPYDQVPEYGVRVDFETPVTTNCLRCQDMNKGGGTCGFDIHSQDFLCLCEKANVTTYCNDHSLTQHRKVGVIAGTASAASVAGVLGIGAGVWYLKKVRAKAPVTCGVQSNDNRLF